The Triticum aestivum cultivar Chinese Spring chromosome 6D, IWGSC CS RefSeq v2.1, whole genome shotgun sequence genomic sequence CGAGACCCACGACTccgcggtggccggcggcggggacgTGGTGTTCTGCGTCATCATCTTGTTCATGTCCGTGCTGTCCCTGGTCATCTTGGCGACCTCCTCTGCCGTCGGCAGCGGCGACGGGGAAGAGGAAGGGAGGCAGCGGCAGCGCTCCGGCTCCCGCGGGAACGGGCCGGTGTTCGTGGGCGGCAGGGGCTGCGCCTGCGGCGGctgccgcgccggcgccggcgtctGCGGCACCTACCTCTCGTGATCACCGCCGACCGTGCACGCGCCCCGCGCGCGCTCCGCATGTACATGCGTGGACGCACTTACCGCATAACTAAGGAGGAGCATCGATCGGAGCTCTCGCCAGGCTTGCGCAAGGCTACTCAGTTCTTCTTTTTCCTCTGCTTGTGTATATTACTACTAATAGCTGCACATCATGTGATGTGAATAAACTGCAAGAACATGGAGTGTTTTATCTGTTCCCTGAATAATCATCGATCCATGTGCGATTGTTGCTTCTTCTTCTACTTTAGCTGCTAGTTTCCGGATTTGGGTTCGGTTTCGATGGAACAGTAGTGGCTGACGCCCATATGCTCCTACCGTTCTATATCTATTATATCTTTTGTTGGGCAGTTGTTGGAGAGACATCTTGCCGGTAAACGAGTACAGTGTTTGGACCAGAAGACGAAAGTCCGCCGAAGAGGGTGAGACAAGGGTGCCCCATCGACCAACTACCTCAATCAATCGATACAAAAGTCCATGAATTCGGCACCTAAACCATCAACTATTCGGTGCTGCATGTGAAGAAAAGAAAACAAACGTTCGGTCGTTGCAACCTTACACGGGTGCCCTTCTTTGCACGGTGTTGAGAATCGTATCCTGATAGATCATGAAGCCTTTTTAAGACTTTGAGATAGGTCTACGTAACAGCCCCAAAAAAATCTAAATTGGTTTTGAGCAAATTCCTTCCAGAATCCGTAGAACCAAAAGTTCTCTCTTCCTTTCTCCGTGTCAGCTCATCACGACAGTGGATCCCccaacttagagcatctccaatagaagatgcaaatttgaaaatataaaacGGAAGATTTTAAAAATTACATCTCTAAAAAGGGCTTTTTGCATCTCAAAAAAGTGCCAACTCCAACATACGATGTAAAACGAAGATGCAAAAGAGCAACTTCAATAGAAGATGCAAATTAGAGATGTAAACCGGCCGCTGGCCGCGCGGCTGCTGGCCGCGCGGCTGCTGTTCTGCTTTCAGTTTAGCCGCTATACAGCCCCATTTGCACATTGAATATTCATAATTCTACCAACAAAGTGCATCATGAAGCAAAGTTTTAAATCCTACAAACAAAAGTCAATTGTCTCAAACGAAGTTTTTGgtaaaaaaaatgaaaatacaCATAGACATCACTCAATTTGTGTCCTCTCTGTTGTCACTAGTGCCATTGTCGATGATGGTATGATCATCATCAATGGCTTCTTTCTCGACGTTTTCATGTGTTGAAGTCTCATTGCCGCGAACTCCAGCGAAAGCACCTTCATTGCCACCTCCCATGCCGCTCATGTTGCCACCGAAGTCACCTCCCATGCCACTCATCATGTTGCCGCCGAGGCCACCTCCCATGCCACTCATCATGTTGC encodes the following:
- the LOC123141363 gene encoding uncharacterized protein, producing the protein MASVVETHDSAVAGGGDVVFCVIILFMSVLSLVILATSSAVGSGDGEEEGRQRQRSGSRGNGPVFVGGRGCACGGCRAGAGVCGTYLS